The Manis javanica isolate MJ-LG chromosome 2, MJ_LKY, whole genome shotgun sequence genome contains a region encoding:
- the SLC25A25 gene encoding mitochondrial adenyl nucleotide antiporter SLC25A25 isoform X3, protein MFCLCLYVPLIGEAQTEFQYFESKGLPAELKSIFRLSVFIPSQEFSTYRQWKQKIVQAGDKDLDGQLDFEEFVHYLQDHEKKLRLVFKSLDKKNDGRIDAQEIMQSLRDLGVKISEQQAEKILKSMDKNGTMTIDWNEWRDYHLLHPVENIPEIILYWKHSTIFDMGENLTVPDEFTVEERQTGMWWRHLVAGGGAGAVSRTCTAPLDRLKVLMQVHASRSNNMCIVGGFTQMIREGGAKSLWRGNGINVLKIAPESAIKFMAYEQIKRLIGSDQETLRIHERLVAGSLAGAIAQSSIYPMEVLKTRMALRKTGQYSGMLDCARKILAREGVAAFYKGYVPNMLGIIPYAGIDLAVYETLKNAWLQRYAVNSADPGVFVLLACGTMSSTCGQLASYPLALVRTRMQAQASIEGAPEVTMSSLFKQILQTEGAFGLYRGLAPNFMKVIPAVSISYVVYENLKITLGVQSR, encoded by the exons ATGTTCTGCCTGTGCTTGTATGTGCCGCTCATCGGGGAGGCCCAGACCGAGTTCCAGTACTTCGAGTCCAAGGGGCTTCCCGCCGAGCTGAAGTCTATCTTCAGACTCAGCGTCTTTATCCCCTCCCAGGAGTTCTCCACCTACCGCCAGTGGAAGCAG AAAATTGTACAGGCTGGAGATAAAGACCTCGATGGACAGCTAGACTTTGAAGAGTTTGTCCATTATCTCCAAGATCatgagaagaaactgaggctggtATTCAAGAGTTTGGATAAAAAGAACGATG GACGAATTGATGCTCAGGAGATCATGCAGTCCCTGCGGGACCTGGGAGTCAAGATATCTGAGCAGCAGGCAGAAAAAATTCTCAAGAG CATGGATAAAAATGGCACGATGACCATCGACTGGAATGAGTGGAGAGACTATCACCTCTTGCATCCTGTGGAGAACATTCCAGAGATCATCCTGTACTGGAAGCATTCCACG ATCTTTGACATGGGCGAGAATCTGACGGTTCCCGATGAGTTTACGGTGGAGGAGAGGCAGACGGGAATGTGGTGGAGACACCTCGTggctggaggtggggcaggggctgtATCTAGAACCTGCACAGCCCCCCTGGACAGACTCAAGGTGCTCATGCAG GTCCACGCCTCCCGCAGCAACAACATGTGCATTGTGGGTGGTTTCACCCAAATGATTCGCGAGGGAGGGGCCAAGTCCCTCTGGCGGGGCAACGGCATTAACGTCCTCAAAATTGCCCCCGAGTCGGCCATCAAGTTCATGGCCTACGAGCAG ATCAAGCGTCTTATTGGGAGTGACCAGGAGACTCTGAGGATTCATGAGAGACTTGTGGCAGGGTCCCTGGCAGGGGCCATTGCGCAGAGCAGCATCTACCCAATGGAG GTTCTGAAGACCCGGATGGCTCTGCGCAAGACAGGCCAGTACTCGGGCATGCTGGACTGTGCCAGGAAGATTCTGGCCAGAGAGGGCGTGGCCGCCTTCTACAAGGGCTATGTCCCCAACATGCTGGGGATCATCCCCTATGCCGGGATAGACCTAGCCGTCTACGAG ACACTCAAGAATGCCTGGCTGCAGCGGTATGCTGTAAACAGTGCAGACCCCGGCGTGTTTGTGCTCCTGGCCTGTGGCACCATGTCCAGTACTTGTGGCCAGCTGGCCAGCTACCCACTGGCCCTGGTCAGGACCCGGATGCAGGCCCAAG cctccATTGAGGGAGCTCCGGAGGTGACCATGAGCAGCCTCTTCAAACAGATCCTGCAGACCGAGGGGGCCTTTGGCCTGTACCGGGGGCTGGCCCCCAACTTCATGAAGGTGATCCCAGCCGTGAGCATCAGCTACGTGGTGTACGAGAACCTGAAGATCACCTTGGGTGTGCAGTCTCGGTGA
- the SLC25A25 gene encoding mitochondrial adenyl nucleotide antiporter SLC25A25 isoform X5, giving the protein MLRMPWHFLSSFLPRAGCQGPREGNHDEVRGTPAPAGEDQMSSSLGKPAGRAEAPEKRPTILLVVGPAEQFPQKIVQAGDKDLDGQLDFEEFVHYLQDHEKKLRLVFKSLDKKNDGRIDAQEIMQSLRDLGVKISEQQAEKILKRIRTGHFWGPVTYMDKNGTMTIDWNEWRDYHLLHPVENIPEIILYWKHSTIFDMGENLTVPDEFTVEERQTGMWWRHLVAGGGAGAVSRTCTAPLDRLKVLMQVHASRSNNMCIVGGFTQMIREGGAKSLWRGNGINVLKIAPESAIKFMAYEQIKRLIGSDQETLRIHERLVAGSLAGAIAQSSIYPMEVLKTRMALRKTGQYSGMLDCARKILAREGVAAFYKGYVPNMLGIIPYAGIDLAVYETLKNAWLQRYAVNSADPGVFVLLACGTMSSTCGQLASYPLALVRTRMQAQASIEGAPEVTMSSLFKQILQTEGAFGLYRGLAPNFMKVIPAVSISYVVYENLKITLGVQSR; this is encoded by the exons ATGTTGCGGATGCCGTGGCATTTTCTGTCTAGCTTTCTCCCCAGGGCTGGGTGCCAAGGCCCCAGAGAGGGGAACCATGATGAAGTCAGAGGCACCCCGGCTCCAGCGGGGGAAGACCAGATGTCCAGCTCTTTGGGGAAACCAGCTGGAAGGGCTGAGGCCCCGGAAAAGAGACCCACCATTTTGCTAGTGGTCGGACCTGCAGAGCAGTTTCCTCAG AAAATTGTACAGGCTGGAGATAAAGACCTCGATGGACAGCTAGACTTTGAAGAGTTTGTCCATTATCTCCAAGATCatgagaagaaactgaggctggtATTCAAGAGTTTGGATAAAAAGAACGATG GACGAATTGATGCTCAGGAGATCATGCAGTCCCTGCGGGACCTGGGAGTCAAGATATCTGAGCAGCAGGCAGAAAAAATTCTCAAGAG aATACGCACGGGCCACTTCTGGGGCCCTGTCACCTA CATGGATAAAAATGGCACGATGACCATCGACTGGAATGAGTGGAGAGACTATCACCTCTTGCATCCTGTGGAGAACATTCCAGAGATCATCCTGTACTGGAAGCATTCCACG ATCTTTGACATGGGCGAGAATCTGACGGTTCCCGATGAGTTTACGGTGGAGGAGAGGCAGACGGGAATGTGGTGGAGACACCTCGTggctggaggtggggcaggggctgtATCTAGAACCTGCACAGCCCCCCTGGACAGACTCAAGGTGCTCATGCAG GTCCACGCCTCCCGCAGCAACAACATGTGCATTGTGGGTGGTTTCACCCAAATGATTCGCGAGGGAGGGGCCAAGTCCCTCTGGCGGGGCAACGGCATTAACGTCCTCAAAATTGCCCCCGAGTCGGCCATCAAGTTCATGGCCTACGAGCAG ATCAAGCGTCTTATTGGGAGTGACCAGGAGACTCTGAGGATTCATGAGAGACTTGTGGCAGGGTCCCTGGCAGGGGCCATTGCGCAGAGCAGCATCTACCCAATGGAG GTTCTGAAGACCCGGATGGCTCTGCGCAAGACAGGCCAGTACTCGGGCATGCTGGACTGTGCCAGGAAGATTCTGGCCAGAGAGGGCGTGGCCGCCTTCTACAAGGGCTATGTCCCCAACATGCTGGGGATCATCCCCTATGCCGGGATAGACCTAGCCGTCTACGAG ACACTCAAGAATGCCTGGCTGCAGCGGTATGCTGTAAACAGTGCAGACCCCGGCGTGTTTGTGCTCCTGGCCTGTGGCACCATGTCCAGTACTTGTGGCCAGCTGGCCAGCTACCCACTGGCCCTGGTCAGGACCCGGATGCAGGCCCAAG cctccATTGAGGGAGCTCCGGAGGTGACCATGAGCAGCCTCTTCAAACAGATCCTGCAGACCGAGGGGGCCTTTGGCCTGTACCGGGGGCTGGCCCCCAACTTCATGAAGGTGATCCCAGCCGTGAGCATCAGCTACGTGGTGTACGAGAACCTGAAGATCACCTTGGGTGTGCAGTCTCGGTGA
- the SLC25A25 gene encoding mitochondrial adenyl nucleotide antiporter SLC25A25 isoform X6 — MLRMPWHFLSSFLPRAGCQGPREGNHDEVRGTPAPAGEDQMSSSLGKPAGRAEAPEKRPTILLVVGPAEQFPQKIVQAGDKDLDGQLDFEEFVHYLQDHEKKLRLVFKSLDKKNDGRIDAQEIMQSLRDLGVKISEQQAEKILKSMDKNGTMTIDWNEWRDYHLLHPVENIPEIILYWKHSTIFDMGENLTVPDEFTVEERQTGMWWRHLVAGGGAGAVSRTCTAPLDRLKVLMQVHASRSNNMCIVGGFTQMIREGGAKSLWRGNGINVLKIAPESAIKFMAYEQIKRLIGSDQETLRIHERLVAGSLAGAIAQSSIYPMEVLKTRMALRKTGQYSGMLDCARKILAREGVAAFYKGYVPNMLGIIPYAGIDLAVYETLKNAWLQRYAVNSADPGVFVLLACGTMSSTCGQLASYPLALVRTRMQAQASIEGAPEVTMSSLFKQILQTEGAFGLYRGLAPNFMKVIPAVSISYVVYENLKITLGVQSR; from the exons ATGTTGCGGATGCCGTGGCATTTTCTGTCTAGCTTTCTCCCCAGGGCTGGGTGCCAAGGCCCCAGAGAGGGGAACCATGATGAAGTCAGAGGCACCCCGGCTCCAGCGGGGGAAGACCAGATGTCCAGCTCTTTGGGGAAACCAGCTGGAAGGGCTGAGGCCCCGGAAAAGAGACCCACCATTTTGCTAGTGGTCGGACCTGCAGAGCAGTTTCCTCAG AAAATTGTACAGGCTGGAGATAAAGACCTCGATGGACAGCTAGACTTTGAAGAGTTTGTCCATTATCTCCAAGATCatgagaagaaactgaggctggtATTCAAGAGTTTGGATAAAAAGAACGATG GACGAATTGATGCTCAGGAGATCATGCAGTCCCTGCGGGACCTGGGAGTCAAGATATCTGAGCAGCAGGCAGAAAAAATTCTCAAGAG CATGGATAAAAATGGCACGATGACCATCGACTGGAATGAGTGGAGAGACTATCACCTCTTGCATCCTGTGGAGAACATTCCAGAGATCATCCTGTACTGGAAGCATTCCACG ATCTTTGACATGGGCGAGAATCTGACGGTTCCCGATGAGTTTACGGTGGAGGAGAGGCAGACGGGAATGTGGTGGAGACACCTCGTggctggaggtggggcaggggctgtATCTAGAACCTGCACAGCCCCCCTGGACAGACTCAAGGTGCTCATGCAG GTCCACGCCTCCCGCAGCAACAACATGTGCATTGTGGGTGGTTTCACCCAAATGATTCGCGAGGGAGGGGCCAAGTCCCTCTGGCGGGGCAACGGCATTAACGTCCTCAAAATTGCCCCCGAGTCGGCCATCAAGTTCATGGCCTACGAGCAG ATCAAGCGTCTTATTGGGAGTGACCAGGAGACTCTGAGGATTCATGAGAGACTTGTGGCAGGGTCCCTGGCAGGGGCCATTGCGCAGAGCAGCATCTACCCAATGGAG GTTCTGAAGACCCGGATGGCTCTGCGCAAGACAGGCCAGTACTCGGGCATGCTGGACTGTGCCAGGAAGATTCTGGCCAGAGAGGGCGTGGCCGCCTTCTACAAGGGCTATGTCCCCAACATGCTGGGGATCATCCCCTATGCCGGGATAGACCTAGCCGTCTACGAG ACACTCAAGAATGCCTGGCTGCAGCGGTATGCTGTAAACAGTGCAGACCCCGGCGTGTTTGTGCTCCTGGCCTGTGGCACCATGTCCAGTACTTGTGGCCAGCTGGCCAGCTACCCACTGGCCCTGGTCAGGACCCGGATGCAGGCCCAAG cctccATTGAGGGAGCTCCGGAGGTGACCATGAGCAGCCTCTTCAAACAGATCCTGCAGACCGAGGGGGCCTTTGGCCTGTACCGGGGGCTGGCCCCCAACTTCATGAAGGTGATCCCAGCCGTGAGCATCAGCTACGTGGTGTACGAGAACCTGAAGATCACCTTGGGTGTGCAGTCTCGGTGA
- the SLC25A25 gene encoding mitochondrial adenyl nucleotide antiporter SLC25A25 isoform X1, with product MTTVPPAHLGHVCQPAAFFILHAASTCFRWRLSTVVSMFCLCLYVPLIGEAQTEFQYFESKGLPAELKSIFRLSVFIPSQEFSTYRQWKQKIVQAGDKDLDGQLDFEEFVHYLQDHEKKLRLVFKSLDKKNDGRIDAQEIMQSLRDLGVKISEQQAEKILKRIRTGHFWGPVTYMDKNGTMTIDWNEWRDYHLLHPVENIPEIILYWKHSTIFDMGENLTVPDEFTVEERQTGMWWRHLVAGGGAGAVSRTCTAPLDRLKVLMQVHASRSNNMCIVGGFTQMIREGGAKSLWRGNGINVLKIAPESAIKFMAYEQIKRLIGSDQETLRIHERLVAGSLAGAIAQSSIYPMEVLKTRMALRKTGQYSGMLDCARKILAREGVAAFYKGYVPNMLGIIPYAGIDLAVYETLKNAWLQRYAVNSADPGVFVLLACGTMSSTCGQLASYPLALVRTRMQAQASIEGAPEVTMSSLFKQILQTEGAFGLYRGLAPNFMKVIPAVSISYVVYENLKITLGVQSR from the exons ATGACAACTGTGCCCCCGGCACATCTTGGGCATGTTTGCCAGCCGGCAGCGTTCTTCATTCTCCACGCGGCCAGCACTTGCTTCAGGTGGCGGCTGAGCACCGTTGTCAGCATGTTCTGCCTGTGCTTGTATGTGCCGCTCATCGGGGAGGCCCAGACCGAGTTCCAGTACTTCGAGTCCAAGGGGCTTCCCGCCGAGCTGAAGTCTATCTTCAGACTCAGCGTCTTTATCCCCTCCCAGGAGTTCTCCACCTACCGCCAGTGGAAGCAG AAAATTGTACAGGCTGGAGATAAAGACCTCGATGGACAGCTAGACTTTGAAGAGTTTGTCCATTATCTCCAAGATCatgagaagaaactgaggctggtATTCAAGAGTTTGGATAAAAAGAACGATG GACGAATTGATGCTCAGGAGATCATGCAGTCCCTGCGGGACCTGGGAGTCAAGATATCTGAGCAGCAGGCAGAAAAAATTCTCAAGAG aATACGCACGGGCCACTTCTGGGGCCCTGTCACCTA CATGGATAAAAATGGCACGATGACCATCGACTGGAATGAGTGGAGAGACTATCACCTCTTGCATCCTGTGGAGAACATTCCAGAGATCATCCTGTACTGGAAGCATTCCACG ATCTTTGACATGGGCGAGAATCTGACGGTTCCCGATGAGTTTACGGTGGAGGAGAGGCAGACGGGAATGTGGTGGAGACACCTCGTggctggaggtggggcaggggctgtATCTAGAACCTGCACAGCCCCCCTGGACAGACTCAAGGTGCTCATGCAG GTCCACGCCTCCCGCAGCAACAACATGTGCATTGTGGGTGGTTTCACCCAAATGATTCGCGAGGGAGGGGCCAAGTCCCTCTGGCGGGGCAACGGCATTAACGTCCTCAAAATTGCCCCCGAGTCGGCCATCAAGTTCATGGCCTACGAGCAG ATCAAGCGTCTTATTGGGAGTGACCAGGAGACTCTGAGGATTCATGAGAGACTTGTGGCAGGGTCCCTGGCAGGGGCCATTGCGCAGAGCAGCATCTACCCAATGGAG GTTCTGAAGACCCGGATGGCTCTGCGCAAGACAGGCCAGTACTCGGGCATGCTGGACTGTGCCAGGAAGATTCTGGCCAGAGAGGGCGTGGCCGCCTTCTACAAGGGCTATGTCCCCAACATGCTGGGGATCATCCCCTATGCCGGGATAGACCTAGCCGTCTACGAG ACACTCAAGAATGCCTGGCTGCAGCGGTATGCTGTAAACAGTGCAGACCCCGGCGTGTTTGTGCTCCTGGCCTGTGGCACCATGTCCAGTACTTGTGGCCAGCTGGCCAGCTACCCACTGGCCCTGGTCAGGACCCGGATGCAGGCCCAAG cctccATTGAGGGAGCTCCGGAGGTGACCATGAGCAGCCTCTTCAAACAGATCCTGCAGACCGAGGGGGCCTTTGGCCTGTACCGGGGGCTGGCCCCCAACTTCATGAAGGTGATCCCAGCCGTGAGCATCAGCTACGTGGTGTACGAGAACCTGAAGATCACCTTGGGTGTGCAGTCTCGGTGA
- the SLC25A25 gene encoding mitochondrial adenyl nucleotide antiporter SLC25A25 isoform X7: MQSLRDLGVKISEQQAEKILKRIRTGHFWGPVTYMDKNGTMTIDWNEWRDYHLLHPVENIPEIILYWKHSTIFDMGENLTVPDEFTVEERQTGMWWRHLVAGGGAGAVSRTCTAPLDRLKVLMQVHASRSNNMCIVGGFTQMIREGGAKSLWRGNGINVLKIAPESAIKFMAYEQIKRLIGSDQETLRIHERLVAGSLAGAIAQSSIYPMEVLKTRMALRKTGQYSGMLDCARKILAREGVAAFYKGYVPNMLGIIPYAGIDLAVYETLKNAWLQRYAVNSADPGVFVLLACGTMSSTCGQLASYPLALVRTRMQAQASIEGAPEVTMSSLFKQILQTEGAFGLYRGLAPNFMKVIPAVSISYVVYENLKITLGVQSR; encoded by the exons ATGCAGTCCCTGCGGGACCTGGGAGTCAAGATATCTGAGCAGCAGGCAGAAAAAATTCTCAAGAG aATACGCACGGGCCACTTCTGGGGCCCTGTCACCTA CATGGATAAAAATGGCACGATGACCATCGACTGGAATGAGTGGAGAGACTATCACCTCTTGCATCCTGTGGAGAACATTCCAGAGATCATCCTGTACTGGAAGCATTCCACG ATCTTTGACATGGGCGAGAATCTGACGGTTCCCGATGAGTTTACGGTGGAGGAGAGGCAGACGGGAATGTGGTGGAGACACCTCGTggctggaggtggggcaggggctgtATCTAGAACCTGCACAGCCCCCCTGGACAGACTCAAGGTGCTCATGCAG GTCCACGCCTCCCGCAGCAACAACATGTGCATTGTGGGTGGTTTCACCCAAATGATTCGCGAGGGAGGGGCCAAGTCCCTCTGGCGGGGCAACGGCATTAACGTCCTCAAAATTGCCCCCGAGTCGGCCATCAAGTTCATGGCCTACGAGCAG ATCAAGCGTCTTATTGGGAGTGACCAGGAGACTCTGAGGATTCATGAGAGACTTGTGGCAGGGTCCCTGGCAGGGGCCATTGCGCAGAGCAGCATCTACCCAATGGAG GTTCTGAAGACCCGGATGGCTCTGCGCAAGACAGGCCAGTACTCGGGCATGCTGGACTGTGCCAGGAAGATTCTGGCCAGAGAGGGCGTGGCCGCCTTCTACAAGGGCTATGTCCCCAACATGCTGGGGATCATCCCCTATGCCGGGATAGACCTAGCCGTCTACGAG ACACTCAAGAATGCCTGGCTGCAGCGGTATGCTGTAAACAGTGCAGACCCCGGCGTGTTTGTGCTCCTGGCCTGTGGCACCATGTCCAGTACTTGTGGCCAGCTGGCCAGCTACCCACTGGCCCTGGTCAGGACCCGGATGCAGGCCCAAG cctccATTGAGGGAGCTCCGGAGGTGACCATGAGCAGCCTCTTCAAACAGATCCTGCAGACCGAGGGGGCCTTTGGCCTGTACCGGGGGCTGGCCCCCAACTTCATGAAGGTGATCCCAGCCGTGAGCATCAGCTACGTGGTGTACGAGAACCTGAAGATCACCTTGGGTGTGCAGTCTCGGTGA